ATTTATCGCCTTGATAGATAGGTTGGTTGACCCAATGTAAAATTTGTTTGTTTTGTGGCAAGGGTAAGACATTAGAAAAACGAATATTAATCGCATCTTCCTGAATGGGCATTTCTTCAAACGATTCGGTTTCTTTTTCAAAGCGTTTACCTATTGATTTTACAGCATGCATTTTCTTTTTCAAGAGCCGTCCACCTGCAGGGTCCTGTCTAGTAATTGTCTCTTGTTGATGCTCAACGGTTTGTTCAATTTGCCGGTATTTTTCCATACGTTTTTGATGTTCTGAGCGTTGGTTAATGGCCAACTTGGTTTGGCGTTGGAATTGGGCTTGCCGTTGGGCGACATATTCATCATAGCTTAAATGAACCACGGTATTTTTAGCAATGGTTTTGTGCTGTAACAACTCTAAGTGAATAATCCCGTTGGCTGTTTTAGATAATAATTCAGTGTCATGTGAAATATATAAGATAGTCGCTTGACTGTGTTTGATAAAGCGTTCTAACCATAAAATAGCCGCAATATCTAAGTCATTAGAAGGTTCATCTAATAATAACAAGTCCGCTTCTAAACTCAACATTTTCAGTAATTGTATTTTTAGTTTTTCACCGCCGGATAGTGTTTTTAACAATTGCTGACTATTCAATTGTTCACTAGCTATATTCAATTGGTTAGCATATTGAAAGAGCAAATTATAATCAAAATATTCATCTGTTTGATAGCTATAGATATAGTCTTCAACCGATAAATCTTCTAATTCAGTTGGCAGTGACTGAGGTAAATAAGCTAAGCGGCTAAATTGATTAATGATAGTGCCTTCAATCAGAAAATGATTCTCCAAAGACGGATCACGCATGATCCATTTCAAAAGGGTTGATTTCCCATTGCCTTCTTCACCGATAATTGCTATTTTATCTCCAGGATTGATGACAAACGTTAAATCGTCAATAATAGGGGCTAAGCTTCTGTTATGTGAAATTGATAAATGATTGATTTGTAACATAAAATCTTCCTCCAGTAAAAAAAGAGACTAAGCTACATTTCGCTTAGTCTCTTCTTGAATAGAAATTCAAAAAACACCTATTGTTTTTTGAAACTTCAAGCTTTAATCTAAAAAAGACCGCACGAAATTAGCTCTTATTGGAACTTATTTCGACTGCTGATATTTTTTAGATTAAATACATCCTCACACAACCTTTCTTAATGAATCTACTATACCAAAATTTATAAAAAAATAAAAGTGGAATCCGCCTTAAAAAGTGTATTTATAAGTAGAGACTTTTTTAAAGGAGGTTGATCCATGAATAAGCATGGATGGGTAAAAAATAAGGTATTTATTGGTTTGGGCATAGGGGTATTCTTGGTCGTTATTTTAAGTGGCATGTTTTATCTTTCTAATCAGTCAAATCAGGTGTTTGTTCTTGAAGATTTTACTGATAGGGATGAAGCGGTGGCTGTTATTGAATCACACGTAGAGATAGTGGACACAGAAAGTACGGACACCTTGATTTATGTCGATATTAAGGGAGCAGTTAGTTATCCCAATATGTATGCTTTGCCACAAGGCAGCCGTTTATTTGATTTAATCGAAAAAGCGGGAGGTTTCTTGCCAGACGCCCTGACCAATCAGGTTAATTTAGCCCAATTGTTAGACGATCAGATGATGATTTATATTTATCGTGAATCAGAGTTAACCTCTGAATCGTTATTGGACAGTCAAATGCAGACACAAACCATTCAGCCATTAATGATTGTTGGACCAGACACACCAGCCGATGATGGTTTAATTAATATCAATAGCGCTTCTCAAATTGAACTTGAAAGTTTACCTAATATTGGTCCCAAAAAAGCTGAAGCTATTATTCAATATCGAACCCAAAATGGCTCTTTTCAAACGATTGAAGAAATACTAAATGTAAGTGGTATTGGAAGTAAGACATTTGAACAATTACAAGATTTAATCAAGGTATCTGAATGAATACGAACAGCATGAAACAATTACAATTCCATTGGACGTTCTTATTTCTGTTTGTTTTCGCAACGCTTCAATTATTCAATGAAATCAATAGCTTAACTGTTTTTCTGTGGTTAGCCATCTTTGGGAGATTAGTTTTACTTAAAAAGCGGGAGCTCTGGATTCTGTGTGCCATTTGTTTGCTTGGATTATTTGGACTTCTTATGTATCAATCAAACACCAAGGATCAATTAGCTATTTTTGTTCAAGCCGGTGAAACAGTCCGTTTAAACATCACCATTAATCCTTTAGATATTAATGATCAACCTAATTATTTATCGACAAAAGGGCGGCTAAAAAACGGTGAGATGATCGATGTCATTTATTTTCATCAAGGCGATTTTGTGCTTACTGAAGAAACCTTAGAACAACAAACAGAGTGGGTCGTTGAAGGTGTTATCTCGCGTCCTAGCCCTAATCGCAATTTTCATGTCTTTAGCTATGCGGATTATTTAGCAGCACTTGATATTTATTGGCAATTAGAGATTCAAACGGTGCAAAGCATCCAAAAGAGCAGCCATTTTTCGAGTGGGTTTAAAAACTTCCAAGCCGCTTTACTTCAGCCAATGAAAAAGGGGGAGGCTAATGCATGGGTCGCTCTACATAATAAAATATTGTGGAATTTACAATCGGAGTATTATCGTGATCAACGTTCACAGTTCGTTAGTTGGGGGATAATTCATTATTTTGCGGTGTCAGGCTTACATATACATATTATCATTCGGTTGCTGCGTTATCTTTTACTAAGAGTGGGCGTTATCCATGAATGGCTTCAAAAAATAATTATTTTCATTTTATGCTTATATGGTTCTTTAATCGGTTGGCCTGTGGGTGTTATTCGTGCCATTAGTGTCTACGTGTTCCGGCAGGCGGTTTATCGCTTTAATTGGAAAATTAGTTCTTTAGATTGTTTAGGAATAGTAGGAACACTCTTATTGCTGGTTAATCCCAAGTACGTACAATCGTTGAGTTTTGTTTTAAGCTTCCTAATGACCTATATTGTGCATTTTACCGTAAGCAATGCCAACAATAAAGCAAAATTAAGTCTGTCGTTTTATATAACCTTTGCTTGTTTACTTTTTTCTTGGCCCATCATTTTAAATCAGCATTTTGAATGGAATAGCCTACAAATAGTCATTAGTATGTTTTTTGGCCTATTTTTCGAAAAAATAATCATGCCGGTTGCTTTTTTTACAACTTCCTTATTTATCTTGCCTTTAAATAATATACGCCTGCAGCTTTTTAATGGGATTGAATGGCTGTATTTAACCATCATGCTCCCAATCACCCATACCCCTATATTTAACCACTTTATCTTTAAAACGGGCTATTTATCTAATACGCGCCAATCATTGTTGTGGTTAGCCGCTTTGGCATGGATGACAGAATCTAAGCGAAGTTTAAAAAAAGCGATCATAATAGTTAGCACCATTTATCTAATCGTCATTTTTTGTTGGCCTTATTTGTCTATTTGCTCCACATTAACGGTCATCGATGTGGGTCAAGGGGATGCTTTATTATATCAACCCGCTTTTAGCAATCAGCATTGGTTAATTGATACAGGCGGTCGTATGGACTGGGAAAAGAAAGACGATCCCATTCCGGTCGATTTGGAATATGCACACAATAATATCATTCCTGCTTTAAAAGCACTCGGAGTTCAACAAATAGATGGCTTAATTTTAAGTCATCCGGATGTTGATCACATGGGAAGTTTGTATACACTCGTCGATTATTTTCCAGTTAAACAATATATTATCTCTGAATATATCGAACATTCACAACTGTGGAAATCTTTTTTAAATAAAAACCCCAAAAACATCGATAAGTTATGGGTATTAAAACAAGGGGAAAAACTAAGTTTTGGAGCGCTTGATATTTATTCGTTAGCGAATCGTCAGCTAATGTATGATGATGATGCATCAAATAATTCGTCTTTGATTGTGCATATCACACTGGGAGATAGTCATTTCTTAAATGTAGGTGATATTAATCAAGCAACCGAATTAATTTTAATTGAACAATTACCTCAACTGAAGGCAACCTTTTTAAAGCTAAGCCATCATGGATCTAGAAACAGTACAGATCCGCAATTTATTCAACATTTACAACCTCAATTAGCGATTATATCCGCAGGCGTTGATAATCGTTATAATCATCCCCATCCCGAAGTCCTAGCTATTTTGCAAGACAATCAAATTAATTATTTAAATATGCAAAAGACAGGTGCTATTCAAATCACTTATGATATCATTTATGGCTTACGTCTATCTACAGCTATCAAAAGCAAATAATTTTTCTAAATAATGATTTTTATTTATTCTTAGATGCTATCTTATGTTAAAATAATGATAGAGAAATTAGCAAATATATTTATTAGGAAGGTGTGAGTAAATTGATTCGGGATGTTGAAATCAATGACGCAGTCTGGATTCATGAGTTGAATAGTTTTGAATTAGGTTTTCGAGCCGACTATACGTTTACCAAAGAACGTTTGGCACATCTATTGAGTAAACCAGAACAACATTTTATTCAAGGATATGAGCATAACGGCAAATTGGTTGGTTATATACATGCGCAATTATATGAAACCTTATATGATAAACCTTTAGCGAATATCTTAGCCTTAGTTGTGTCAGAAGACAACCAAGGGTTGGGAATAGGTCGGCTACTAATTGAAGCCTTATACGGGTCAGCTAAAGAAAAGGGTTTAGCTGGTATTCGCATAAACTCAGGTTTATATAGAGAAAATGCTCATCAATATTATGAATATATGGGTTTTACCAAAGCCGAAAATCAAATGAGGTATTTAAAACTATTCGATGACACACAACAATAGATTATCCATAACAGCATCTACCTTAAAATGGATCGCTATGCTAACGATGATAATTGACCACATAGGTGCTATATTAATAGAACCCTTAAGTTTGACATCTTTTCTAGGCTTTAATCACTGGGAGACCGTTTATCTTGTTTGTCGCTTAATTGGTCGTTTAGCCTTTCCGATTTTCGCCTTCCTAATTGTTGAAGGTTATAGCCACACCCACAATTTTAATAAATATCTCCTTCGTTTAATTAGTTTAGCTCTACTATCGGAAATTCCCTTTGATTTAGCATTTAATCAGAGTTGGTTTGATATGAGTTATCAGAATATTTTCTTCACCTTGAGTTTAGGTCTCATAGCGATTTGGAGTAGTGATAGGTGGGACAATCAATTTTTAGGTACTTTATTTCCCCTAGGGATTATTTTTATGGCCGAATGGCTTCAAGTGGATTATGGAGCCTATGGCGTGTTTTTCATTTATATTCTCTATGTGTTACGGGATAAACGTTTGTATCAATGTATTGCCGGTGCCGTGCTGGGATTTTTACAACTAACAGCCTCGCTGTCATTTATCTTAATTTATTTTTATAATGGACAAAAAGGGAGAGCAAATTTTCGTTGGATGTATGTCATCTATCCAGTCCATTTAGTGATCCTTATTTTTATACGCCATGGATTATTTGCTTATATCTATTAACTTTTTCAACGTCCTTCACTTTCTGCATATTAAAAAATGGTTGAACCAACGACAGTCAAATAGGGGGAAGGCGTCATTGACGCTTTCCCCCTATATTGGCGCTTAACTTTTAGTCATTACGCATCTTCCGTATCACTAATTTTGACAATTGTTCGACCTAAATGGCGGCCTTCATGTAAAGCGTCAAAGGTCTCACTAATATTTTCAAGATTGGTTTCTTGAAAATGAACTAAATCACTGACGTTCCATTCATTGGCAATTTTGCCCCAAATCTTAATTTTTTCATCTAAGGGTGCATTGACAACCGAAATACCAATGAGATGGACACCTCTTAAAATCATCGGTAAAACCGTAGCAGGGAAATCATTGCCCCCAGCATTGCCACATAATGTCATTTTGCCATTTTCATGAATATAGGTCATTGCTTGGGCTGCCACTTCACCCCCAACGGTATCAATCACATAATGGTATAAACGCTTATTCAAAGGTTTATTGTTTGAGAGAAGCTCACTGGCTTGTAAAATATGGTGTGCACCCAGCTCCTTGGCAACATCCACTTGATAATCTTTTCTTACAAGGGCTGTCACATTTGTATATCCCGCTTTAATCAACATTTGAACGGCAATACTACCGACGCCACCGGTTGAACCCGTCACTAAGATGGATGGGTTATCAGCGGAACTCATCCCTAAGCTTTCTAAAGCTTCAATACTGGCTGCTGCTGTATAGCCTGCAACACCATATAATTCCGCATCTTTTAAACTAAATCCATCAGGTAAAGGTATAACACTATCAGCGTTAACGCGTGCATACTCGGCATATCCACCGGTATGACTCACTCCAATTTCATCACTCATAGCAATCACTTTTTGACCAACACTGAGTCGTTCATCTTGTGATTCAACGACTATCCCACTTAAATCAATCCCAGGAATCATCGGATATTTTCTAATAACACCACCGTTTTTTTGAACAGCCAACATATCTTTATAGTTTACCGATGAGTAGCTCACTTTGATTAAAACCTCGCCCGGGGATAGATCATCTAAGGTCGTGTTCTCTAGCTGAAACTCAATTCGATCATCTACTTCACGGACAATAATCGCTTTAAATGTCTCCAAGTAAAAACCTTCTTTCTAATTTGATTTTCTTATTTAGATTTATTTTAGCATATTTACCTTAAAAATAATCTAATATTTAAATCGCAAGGAGAATAAACGGAAACAATCATGTATAATAGAGAAATAAAAACTATCAATTGCATGAAAGGAAAAAAGATGGAAACAATTAATTTGCTTTTTTCTGTGGATGATAATTATGTAACTCAATTAGAGACGGTCCTTTTATCCATTAGAACACATACGCCAACACCACCGATTGATGTTTATGTTCTTCAAAAGCAGGCGTTAAACTATAATTCAAAGTTAGAGGCTTTTTGTCAGAAATTAGAAATGAATTATTTTCCGGTTGTTATAGGTGATACAGCTTTTAGCAAGGCACCTGTTACGGATAGATGGCCAGAATCGATTTATTATCGTTTACTTGCACACGACTATTTACCTGAAGATTTAAGTTCGATTATTTATTTTGACGCTGATATTTTAGTGATTAATAGTATTCTTCCGCTGACTGAACTTGACATGACGGATTATTTGTATGCAGCAGCTAGTCATAAACAACTGACTGAGTTGACCAATTATGTCAATCGCATTCGTTTAAATACCTATGATGCGGAAGGTTATTATAACTCCGGTATTTTAGTGATGAATTTGGATAATATACGTCAGCATGTTAAGGCAGAAGACATATTTACTTATATAAGTGAAAATCGGCTTAAATTATTTTTACCAGATCAGGATGTCTTAAATGCATTATATTCGGATCGAATCTTATCCATTCCGGATGAGGTATATAATTTTGATGCCAGACGTCAATTGATTTACGAATTGATTAGTGAAGGTGAATGGACCATGGATTGGGTGATTGATCACACCATTGTTTTGCATTTTTGTGGAAAAGATAAACCTTGGCATACACCATTTCGTAATCAATTTAGTGCTTTATACAAACATTATCAACGTAGAGCCAAATTGCTATCAACTAGTAACAAAATGTGGAATGAAAAATAAACCATTATTAACACTTCAAAGCGTGCTTTTAGCTGTTTTGAGGTGTTAATTTTTTTCAAATAAGATTTGACATATTCAAGTAAGCATGATAATATTATTACGAATTCGAAATATATTTTTTTAAATACAAATCATTTCGAAATCGAAACAAAAAGAAAGGAGTCGTGACATGGATAGACAAGAGGAAGCATTAAAAGCTTTTATTGGTTTGAAGAGAACGCAAGATTTGTTTGATACAATTCTTAAAAAAGACGTCACTCAACATGGCTTAACCTTAAATGAATTTGCTGTTTTAGAGTTGTTGTATCATCGTGGCGAGCAAGCTGTCCAAAAGATTAAGGAACGAATCCTTATTGCTAGCAGTAGTACGACCTATGTCATCGATCGTTTGTGTTCAAAAGGATATGTCACAAGAAGACCTGATCAAGTCGATAAACGTGTGATTTATGTTAATTTAACGGAATCAGGGCATTCACTCATTGAATCAATGTTTCCTGAACATGCTGAATTGATTGAATCATTATTTAGTCAGCTAACAACAGAAGAAATACATGTATTAAGAGAAAATCTAAAACTTATTAGTCAAACAATTAGAGAAAATTTAAACCCAGTAGAAAATGAGGAGAAATAAAATATGAATTATCCATTATTAGGTATCCACCATGTAACAGCCGTAACAAGTAGTGCTGAAAAGAACTATGACTTTTTTACCAATGTATTAGGCATGCGTTTAGTTAAGAAAACCGTTA
This window of the Fundicoccus culcitae genome carries:
- a CDS encoding ATP-binding cassette domain-containing protein, giving the protein MLQINHLSISHNRSLAPIIDDLTFVINPGDKIAIIGEEGNGKSTLLKWIMRDPSLENHFLIEGTIINQFSRLAYLPQSLPTELEDLSVEDYIYSYQTDEYFDYNLLFQYANQLNIASEQLNSQQLLKTLSGGEKLKIQLLKMLSLEADLLLLDEPSNDLDIAAILWLERFIKHSQATILYISHDTELLSKTANGIIHLELLQHKTIAKNTVVHLSYDEYVAQRQAQFQRQTKLAINQRSEHQKRMEKYRQIEQTVEHQQETITRQDPAGGRLLKKKMHAVKSIGKRFEKETESFEEMPIQEDAINIRFSNVLPLPQNKQILHWVNQPIYQGDKLLIEKVDFSIKAPEKVGIIGANGIGKSTLLKQIWQALRERTDIKVGYFPQDYYELLAKEETPITFLQHDYSADEKTQIMTYLGSMRFTQDEMHQPIQQLSGGQRAKLLLLQFDLGGHNVLLLDEPTRNFSPLSQNQLQELFIDFPGTIIAISHDRSFLKNVFQTIYELDENGLKQIPKERLTN
- a CDS encoding helix-hairpin-helix domain-containing protein encodes the protein MNKHGWVKNKVFIGLGIGVFLVVILSGMFYLSNQSNQVFVLEDFTDRDEAVAVIESHVEIVDTESTDTLIYVDIKGAVSYPNMYALPQGSRLFDLIEKAGGFLPDALTNQVNLAQLLDDQMMIYIYRESELTSESLLDSQMQTQTIQPLMIVGPDTPADDGLININSASQIELESLPNIGPKKAEAIIQYRTQNGSFQTIEEILNVSGIGSKTFEQLQDLIKVSE
- a CDS encoding DNA internalization-related competence protein ComEC/Rec2 — protein: MKQLQFHWTFLFLFVFATLQLFNEINSLTVFLWLAIFGRLVLLKKRELWILCAICLLGLFGLLMYQSNTKDQLAIFVQAGETVRLNITINPLDINDQPNYLSTKGRLKNGEMIDVIYFHQGDFVLTEETLEQQTEWVVEGVISRPSPNRNFHVFSYADYLAALDIYWQLEIQTVQSIQKSSHFSSGFKNFQAALLQPMKKGEANAWVALHNKILWNLQSEYYRDQRSQFVSWGIIHYFAVSGLHIHIIIRLLRYLLLRVGVIHEWLQKIIIFILCLYGSLIGWPVGVIRAISVYVFRQAVYRFNWKISSLDCLGIVGTLLLLVNPKYVQSLSFVLSFLMTYIVHFTVSNANNKAKLSLSFYITFACLLFSWPIILNQHFEWNSLQIVISMFFGLFFEKIIMPVAFFTTSLFILPLNNIRLQLFNGIEWLYLTIMLPITHTPIFNHFIFKTGYLSNTRQSLLWLAALAWMTESKRSLKKAIIIVSTIYLIVIFCWPYLSICSTLTVIDVGQGDALLYQPAFSNQHWLIDTGGRMDWEKKDDPIPVDLEYAHNNIIPALKALGVQQIDGLILSHPDVDHMGSLYTLVDYFPVKQYIISEYIEHSQLWKSFLNKNPKNIDKLWVLKQGEKLSFGALDIYSLANRQLMYDDDASNNSSLIVHITLGDSHFLNVGDINQATELILIEQLPQLKATFLKLSHHGSRNSTDPQFIQHLQPQLAIISAGVDNRYNHPHPEVLAILQDNQINYLNMQKTGAIQITYDIIYGLRLSTAIKSK
- a CDS encoding GNAT family N-acetyltransferase: MIRDVEINDAVWIHELNSFELGFRADYTFTKERLAHLLSKPEQHFIQGYEHNGKLVGYIHAQLYETLYDKPLANILALVVSEDNQGLGIGRLLIEALYGSAKEKGLAGIRINSGLYRENAHQYYEYMGFTKAENQMRYLKLFDDTQQ
- a CDS encoding TraX family protein — protein: MLTMIIDHIGAILIEPLSLTSFLGFNHWETVYLVCRLIGRLAFPIFAFLIVEGYSHTHNFNKYLLRLISLALLSEIPFDLAFNQSWFDMSYQNIFFTLSLGLIAIWSSDRWDNQFLGTLFPLGIIFMAEWLQVDYGAYGVFFIYILYVLRDKRLYQCIAGAVLGFLQLTASLSFILIYFYNGQKGRANFRWMYVIYPVHLVILIFIRHGLFAYIY
- a CDS encoding YhdH/YhfP family quinone oxidoreductase, whose product is METFKAIIVREVDDRIEFQLENTTLDDLSPGEVLIKVSYSSVNYKDMLAVQKNGGVIRKYPMIPGIDLSGIVVESQDERLSVGQKVIAMSDEIGVSHTGGYAEYARVNADSVIPLPDGFSLKDAELYGVAGYTAAASIEALESLGMSSADNPSILVTGSTGGVGSIAVQMLIKAGYTNVTALVRKDYQVDVAKELGAHHILQASELLSNNKPLNKRLYHYVIDTVGGEVAAQAMTYIHENGKMTLCGNAGGNDFPATVLPMILRGVHLIGISVVNAPLDEKIKIWGKIANEWNVSDLVHFQETNLENISETFDALHEGRHLGRTIVKISDTEDA
- a CDS encoding glycosyltransferase family 8 protein, producing METINLLFSVDDNYVTQLETVLLSIRTHTPTPPIDVYVLQKQALNYNSKLEAFCQKLEMNYFPVVIGDTAFSKAPVTDRWPESIYYRLLAHDYLPEDLSSIIYFDADILVINSILPLTELDMTDYLYAAASHKQLTELTNYVNRIRLNTYDAEGYYNSGILVMNLDNIRQHVKAEDIFTYISENRLKLFLPDQDVLNALYSDRILSIPDEVYNFDARRQLIYELISEGEWTMDWVIDHTIVLHFCGKDKPWHTPFRNQFSALYKHYQRRAKLLSTSNKMWNEK
- a CDS encoding MarR family winged helix-turn-helix transcriptional regulator translates to MDRQEEALKAFIGLKRTQDLFDTILKKDVTQHGLTLNEFAVLELLYHRGEQAVQKIKERILIASSSTTYVIDRLCSKGYVTRRPDQVDKRVIYVNLTESGHSLIESMFPEHAELIESLFSQLTTEEIHVLRENLKLISQTIRENLNPVENEEK